One Benincasa hispida cultivar B227 chromosome 5, ASM972705v1, whole genome shotgun sequence genomic window carries:
- the LOC120078648 gene encoding flavonol synthase/flavanone 3-hydroxylase — protein MGETLAMDSTFIQPIEHRPKLEPLNPINEEVPTIDLSISLSRTTQQLVSEIASACQNWGFFQVINHGVPLELLARIKKTAKLFFDQTVEEKRKVKRDAANAMGFHDGENTKNVRDWKEVFDFLVKDETFIPASHDPNDKKLRVLRNQWPQYPPGFRETCEDYARELELLAHKLLGLISLSLGLSGADGLKGYFNDEQTSLVRLNHYPPCPSPDLVLGVGRHKDAGALTILAQDGVGGLQVKRKSDEEWIPVKPVPNAFIVNIGDVVQVWSNDKYESVEHRVVVNTEKERFSFPFFFFPAHHMMVKPLEELVNEQNPPKYREYNFGKFFASRNRSDFQKQKVENIQIDHFRLPL, from the exons ATGGGAGAGACCTTGGCCATGGATTCCACCTTCATCCAACCCATCGAGCACCGCCCCAAGCTCGAACCTCTCAACCCCATTAACGAAGAAGTTCCAACCATAGATCTCTCCATCTCCCTCTCTCGCACCACCCAACAGCTCGTCTCTGAAATAGCCTCTGCCTGCCAGAACTGGGGTTTCTTCCAGGTAATCAACCATGGAGTTCCTCTCGAGCTGCTCGCGCGAATTAAGAAAACAGCCAAGTTGTTTTTTGATCAGACAGTGGAGGAGAAGAGGAAGGTGAAGAGAGATGCAGCTAACGCTATGGGATTCCATGACGGTGAGAATACGAAAAACGTTAGGGATTGGAAGGAGGTGTTTGATTTCTTGGTTAAGGATGAGACTTTCATTCCGGCTTCACATGACCCAAATGACAAGAAATTGAGGGTATTGCGTAATCAGTGGCCGCAATATCCCCCTGGGTTTAG GGAAACATGCGAGGACTATGCAAGAGAGTTGGAATTGCTAGCTCATAAGCTACTGGGGCTGATTTCTTTGAGTCTGGGGTTATCTGGTGCTGATGGACTGAAGGGCTATTTCAACGACGAGCAGACGAGCTTGGTGAGGTTGAATCACTATCCTCCATGTCCGTCTCCGGATCTCGTGCTTGGTGTTGGCCGTCACAAAGATGCTGGTGCCTTGACAATCCTGGCTCAAGATGGTGTTGGAGGGCTGCAAGTGAAGAGAAAATCAGATGAAGAATGGATTCCTGTCAAACCAGTCCCAAATGCATTTATTGTCAACATTGGTGATGTTGTTCAA GTTTGGAGCAATGACAAATATGAAAGTGTGGAGCACAGGGTGGTGGTGAATACTGAGAAAGAAAggttttcttttccattcttcttctttccagCGCACCATATGATGGTGAAGCCATTGGAGGAGCTTGTGAATGAGCAAAACCCACCAAAGTACAGAGAATACAACTTTGGAAAGTTCTTTGCTTCCAGAAACCGCAGTGATTTCCAGAAGCAAAAAGtggaaaatattcaaattgaccaTTTTAGGTTGCCTTTGTGA
- the LOC120078631 gene encoding uncharacterized protein LOC120078631, translated as MEEEKKPLRAATEPPNKQVQEIEEESRANEEPSSKSSVGGGGGWGGWGFSAFSVLSDLQKAAEEISRNAAAAAQTAAKSIVDLNNEDEHVEPSKEKEVEDSAAESESEDENDKLRKSALDKLEKASEDSVFGQGLKVLDTSVENIASGAWKALGSALRGGSDFVHKLENSAANIAETIQHQGIPAAAGSVAPSLLERGKALTTKGMEVLELVGRETMDLLITETGIEIEKASNESEPHAEEDHLEDDEVTFDRCFYIYGGPEQLEELEALSNHYTLLYNRRKGKLSQDQKSVYDGKLKQVQQIFSLSNEIEGSSLKSGKGKNLVVGEEGNDEMKSLYDSSVSKAAEMAAGYGSSIVELAVPEIMQKTVDRLESLHSEGIHRLSEMCYFAVSQLLVLGKSIITNANKVEDDEDDVKIQWPEDSVEKAEIIRLKALSMAGYVDALSKSFITGLSDVSKSYQAAMSTAPAEFHKSTQTSVQDKANAFSEHLRADQTTAFCKIQDGLQYLSYLVLSTSMPSA; from the exons atggaggaagagaagaagCCACTGAGGGCGGCGACGGAGCCTCCTAACAAGCAAGTTCaagagattgaagaagaaagcaGAGCAAATGAAGAACCATCTTCAAAAAGTAGCGTAGGAGGAGGAGGAGGCTGGGGAGGTTGGGGATTCTCTGCGTTTTCTGTTCTCTCAGATCTCCAGAAAGCCGCCGAAGAGATCTCTCGAAAT GCTGCTGCTGCTGCTCAGACAGCTGCTAAAAGCATTGTAGACTTGAACAATGAAGATGAACATGTGGAGCCTTCCAAGGAGAAAGAAGTAGAAGATTCTGCAGCTGAAAGTGAAAGTGAAGACGAGAATGATAAGCTCCGAAAATCTGCCTTGGATAAATTAGAGAAGGCCAGCGAGGATTCAGTTTTTGGCCAG GGCTTAAAGGTTCTGGATACTTCTGTGGAGAATATAGCTTCAGGAGCATGGAAAGCCCTGGGAAGTGCATTGAGAGGGGGCAGTGATTTCGTTCACAA GCTTGAGAATTCAGCTGCAAATATTGCAGAAACCATTCAACATCAAGGAATACCAGCAGCAGCTGGTTCTGTTGCACCATCATTGTTGGAG AGAGGGAAGGCTCTCACGACAAAGGGAATGGAAGTTCTTGAGCTCGTTGGGAGGGAAACCATGGATTTACTGATTACAGAGACTGGCATTGAAATTGAGAAGGCCTCTAATGAGAGCGAACCACATGCCGAGGAGGATCATTTAGAAGATGATGAAGTGACATTTGATCGATGCTTTTATATATATGGAGGTCCAGAACAGTTAGAG GAGTTGGAGGCCCTGTCCAACCActatactttattatataaccgAAGGAAAGGAAAATTATCTCAGGACCAGAAATCTGTATATGATGGAAAGCTTAAACAGGTCCAACAAATTTTCAGTTTGAGTAATGAAATTGAAGGCAGCAGTTTAAAATCAGGAAAAGGTAAAAATTTAGTAGTTGGGGAAGAGGGAAATGATGAGATGAAGAGTTTATATGATTCTAGTGTCAGCAAGGCTGCTGAAATGGCCGCAGG GTATGGAAGTTCCATAGTCGAACTTGCTGTTCCTGAAATAATGCAAAAGACTGTCGACAGATTAGAATCACTTCATTCGGAAGGCATCCAC AGACTCtcagaaatgtgttattttgcGGTGTCTCAATTGCTGGTGCTAGGAAAATCCATAATAACAAATGCTAACAAAGTTGAGGATGATGAGGATGATGTAAAAATCCAATGGCCCGAAGATTCTGTTGAAAAAGCAGAAATCATTAGATTAAAGGCTCTATCCATGGCAGGATATGTAGATGCACTATCCAAAAGCTTCATTACAG GCCTTTCTGACGTGTCAAAATCGTATCAAGCTGCCATGAGCACTGCCCCTGCCGAGTTTCACAAAAGTACTCAAACATCAGTACAAGACAAGGCCAACGCCTTCTCCGAGCATCTTCGCGCCGATCAAACCACAGCTTTCTGCAAAATCCAGGACGGGCTTCAATACTTGTCTTATCTTGTTCTCTCAACCTCAATGCCATCTGCTTGA